The following nucleotide sequence is from Pedobacter sp. PACM 27299.
ATTTGATTTGGTAAAAATAGCCCATGCCAGTGCAGCGAAGTCTCTTCATTTAACCTGTTATGGACATAAATCATGGCGGTATCACCTTCGGTAAAGGTAAGTGTTGGCATTGGAATTTGTCCGTTTACAGCGATGGCACGCTTTGTTTTCTTGCCATAAGTTACTGTAGTATCTGCAACATAAAGATCATATCGTACGGTACGGGCTGCCTGCTGATTTACAATGGTTTTAATCAGCCCTAAATTAGCTTTCGCTATTTTGATGTTTTCCATTGTCGGGTTATGGTCCTTCATCTGCATCTCCTCCTTATCTTTGGAAGGATCCTTCATGGGCATGTCCATCTTATGATGTGCTGGCATTTTCATTTCTTTCCTCTCCTGAGCAGCAGCGACAGCAGTATAGAAGATCAATAAAATGACCCTGAATATGTTTTTCATTTCCTTGATAATTAAGCCTTAGTTTAACAATGTAACCTGCCCATTTATTACCTAAAGGCAGGTTACAGAAATTATTGATGAAAAGAAAAACTCATCACCAAATTGCAGTATTAATTTAAAGTTTCCTTTACTGCTCCACAGGTTAACATCTGCTTTCCATAGTAAGGGTTTTTTATCTCGGCTTTATCAGACAGCCAATAGCTCTTTTTCATCGGGCAATAGTCGTAATAAATGGACCCGCTGCTCAGCTTTACAGCTTTGGCCAGCTTAAAAATATTGGTCGAAAAATCAGCGAAATGATCACGTTGATGGGCAATATCTTTAGTATCCGAAATGTGTTCTGCATCTAATGCCAGTTTTTCCTGAAGGCCTGTAAAAACCGTCCTTTCCGATGGAGTCATTGATTTCGTATCTATGCCTGTCAATGCTTTAGAGAATTCGGTCGCTTTTAATGCCGCTGTTGCAGCATCAGAGTTTACTAACGCATTTTTGATGTCATAGTAAGCCGTTAATAAGGATGGTGTTTGGCTGCTTTGAGCAAAACTAGGATTGATCCATGCAGCTGCAATTAAAACAACCGCTAAAAATATCTTTTTCATAATGTAATTTTTTAATGTTTATACTTATTCCGGGTCATAGCAAAAGCTATAAGCACGTTTTTTTTTAACCTGACAGTAAATTAGTCAGGTGGAAAAATCATTAAATCTTATATCTGAAAACTTTGAATAATTATACGGATGTCTGAATTAGGCGGTCTTTCTCTATGGTTTACCTCAGCATTTTGATCTAGTTCAACAATACTTACAGGAACGAATAGATCATAAGTGTTAGCTGACAGTAACACCACAGGCATCAGCACTGGCAGCTTGCTGATTTCAGGAATTAATTTGCTTTGAGTCAGCAAATCATTGACTAAAATCTTACAGCAAAGATCTTCATTTGAAAAGCTCAGACCTGATGCAGTATTGGTTTTATGCTCATGACGGTGTTCCTGACTTTTTGGATGATATTGCTTATCATGGCCCACATGATGATGCTCCTTCATCTGGGCCGACAGCTCATGAGCCTGGTGATCCTTATGCTGGTTCGCTTCCATTCCGAGTGCACAGCCAAAACCCACAAGCGTATTGAGCAGGAATATCACCAATAGAAAGATAGCTTTACTTTTCATTTCAATACAAATCTAGTATAAAGGTGCAAAAACACTTTTACACAATTCCGTGTTTTTTTTATATCTCATTGGTAGCTATACTATTGTATCATCGCATACTTTTTAGGTTTATAACCCTTGTGTTTTTCGAAAATCCTGCTGAAATGGCTTAAGTTCGTAAACCCCATTTGGTACCCCGCTGCTGATACGGAAAGTCCCTCCTCCCTGATCAGGTTTGCAGCTTCGTTGATTCTTAATACCTGATAATAATTATAGATGCTGCTGCCAAAAATCTGTTTGAATAATTTGTTCAATTTACTTTCACTCATATTTACAGATACAGCAAGATCCGCCAGCAAAGGCGGTACACTCAAATCAGCCATGATCTTTTCCCTGATCTCGTACATTAACTTGGCATCGGCACTATTGATTGGATAAGTAGTTGCCTTCTTCCGTTTCAGCAACTCCATAAAAAAAAGATAAATCAATTCTTCAGACTTTAGTCTGAGGAAGAAATCTCCCAGTTGTTCCTTACCCTTCCGTTCCATTATTTCTTTGGCTGCCGCTTCCATTTCAACTGAAATAATTTCATCATACAAATAGGCTTGATGCCTTGAAAAAATCATTTGTAACACCTCATGGTCTTCTTCTTTATGCAGCAATTCCTTTAAGAATTCCGCTTGAACAGAAATGATCAGGGCATTAACCGGGCTTCCCGCAGGTACAAAAATTTCCAGATCCATCTCAGCAGAACAAACTTGTACCGAAGGAATCAATCTCAGCAGCTTTTCTTGATGGCCAGCATACTTCATGATGTTGCGAAAACTGAACGTAATCTCCTGAGATGCTATTATAGTGTCAGCCCCTATTCTTTTGAGCAGGAAATCACTTTTTAATTCGTAATGCTGAATTAAAATAGATAAAGGTCCAAGAAAAGCAGTGCGGATAAAACCATCCCCTACGGCTTCAGGCAGGACAAATAGGCCATCATTTACCTCGCTTTTCAGCGTACTGGCAAAACCTTCCATCAAATCCTGGCCTGATCCTGTATATTCTAAAGGCATCATTGAATTCTAGATAAAAATACAATATAGGACTATTTTTAAAGTATTACAGGCTATTTTCAACCTATTACAATCCACACCTTTGTCTTACAAATTTTGATTTACCTATTTATTTAAGAAAACATGAAAACAACATTAATAAAGGATAAAAGAATTGCGATCATCGGGGCTGGTCCCGTAGGATTGGTCACCGCAAGACTCTTACAGATGCGTGGTGCTCAGGTGACCGTTTACGAGCGAGATAAAAACAAAGATACCCGCATCAGTGGCGGAACCTTAGATCTACACCATGATAGTGGTCAGCTCGCACTGAAAGAAGCAGGTTTACTGGAATCTTACTTCAGCAATTCCAGGGCAGTTTCAGAGCGTCGATATGACCAGTTTGGCGAATTGCGTGAGGAAGAACTTCCCAGCCCGGCCACAAAATTTATGCGTCCTGAAATAGACCGCAGAGATCTGCGAAAAATCGTTCTGGATGTACTTCATCCACACACCGTCATCTGGAATAAACAATTTAGCGGAATCAGCAGCTTAAAAGATGGCTATGAACTATCCTTTAAAGATGGAAGTACCATTACCGCAGACCTGGTTATTGCAGCAGATGGAGGGAATTCCAAGTTACGTTCCAGCCTCACCGATGTGATTAAAGTATACACCGGGATCACGATCATTCAGGGAGATATCCAAGCGTCTGAAACCTTAGCCGCAGTCATCAATACCATGACAAATAAAGGAAACCTGATGGCTTTGGCTGAGGAAAAAATGATCTTTGTCCAAACCCGAAGAAATGGGAGTTTGAACTATTACATTTCCTTCCGTCAACCAGAAAATTGGCTAGAAAACACAGGATTGGACCTTAAAAACCTCCCGGAAATGGCTGCTTATCTGCATGATGTTTTTCGGAACTGGCATCCGGCATACCATCAGCTTTTTAAAGCGAGCAATGAATATCAAGTCTTGCCAATGTACACTTTACCAGTTGAAAAAGCCTGGGATCGTTTTGAACCCATTGCATTAGTAGGCGATGCCGCACACCTCATGCCTCCTTTTGCCGGAGTGGGCGTCAACATTGGATTATTGGATGCACTGAACCTGGTGAATAACCTGACCAGCGAAAAATTTCCGACCATAGCCGCAGCCATCCAGGATTATGCATCCAAAATGTTTATCTATGCCGCAGCTGCGCAGGCCGATACGCTGGAAGCAGAAACCGGCATCCATCATTCCGACGCTATTAATCAGAATAAACCAACTGGCCGGAACAAGGAATATTAACAAGCCGACGAAAGCGCGTTTCGAAGCAAATGAGTCTACAGAAGCCCTTTAAACCTAGATAAAAGCGTTTTTTTGACAGTTATTCCGTAGTTAATGATTTAACTATTTTCACTGCGTTTTCATTTCCCGGCTCAAGTTTTAAAGCTTTTTTATAATTCTCCAGCGCCAGGGATTTATCGCCATTTGCAAGATAAGCCTCACCAAGACTATCAAATACATCTCCAACTTCTGGATACAGCAAAGTATTTATCAGGAAAATATCTATAGCTTTTTTATACATTTTGGCATGTAATAACTGATAGCCCTGTTGGTTGATATAAGATACACTGAGTATACCATGATCAGGATGATCAATTTTCCCCTTTTTAAAAGCGGCTAAGCCCTCCTCAAAGCGTCCCTCCAGGACCAAACTATAAGGAGTACGGGCTTCATCTGTCATTTTTGGGTTATCGTAGCGAATTGGATCGTTTAACATCGAGTAAACGATATACATTTTCTGGTCTGTTGGATTGGTCAGAAACTTTAATTTTCGCTCCCAGCCATTCTGCACATAAGTATCTGCTGCTACTTTAAACAATTCAGCAGGTTCTTCCGCATTGTTTTGGAGGAATAGTCTCCCTTGCTGTTCGTAAACTTTTGTCTGACCATAAGTATCCGTCTGATAAAGGCCTACCGCTTTGTGGAAATCCGCCGCATTTAAGCCTAATTTTTTATAGATTGGAAATTGAAAATCCGGCCAGTTATAAGTCGTCGCAACTGCACGGATGAGTTCATTAATCAATTGCGGCTGATTTCCATTGCTGAGGATGGCTACCCCATCGCCATTTTTAGTATTTGCGAAAATCTGACTCGAAAAACCTTCATTCCAGCCGCCATGATTAAAATACTGCGTCTCATTCCTTTTTTCCAGAAATAACCCCAGCCCTTCAAAAGGTTCAATAAAAGGACTAACCATTTTCTGCGCCATCGTTTGTGAAATCACTTGATGGCTATCGCCCTTTAAAGTAGCCTGCAAATCGATTATAAATTTCGCAAGATCTGTTGCGGTCGTCCAGAGTCCGGCAGGAGCCATTTCAGGATAAGTATGTCTTTTACCTGGAACTTCTGAATGATTGGGTAAGTAACCGGTTGCCGCAAATTTCAATTGTGCGGCGGATAAAGGCTGGTCATAAGTACTGTTTTTCATGTCCAGCGGACCGAGCACAAGTACTTTCATCAAGTCAGGATAAGACTTTCCTTCGATATCGATCAGCATTTGCTGTATCACACAATAGCCGCCACCTGAATATCGTAAAGCTCCACCAGGTGTTTTATCCACTCGGATTGCTGGAGAGTTTGCTGGTTTTTCACCATTGAGCACCTGAATAAGTGTAGGAATGGATTCGCCAGCCACATATCCTCTAAACCCACCAACAGTAACTCCGCCGCTATGGCTTAATAAATGTTTCAGGTTTACCTTTTTTGTATTAGTAAATTCATTATCAGGAAGCTTCCAGGATTTAAGGTAGCTATTTACATTCTCCTCCGCATTGATTTTACCCCTTTCCACTTCCTTTAGTGCAGCATAAGCACTTACCGGTTTACTGATAGAAGCTGCCTGAAAAAGCGTCTCACTGGTTACGGGCTGTTTACTCGTTTTATCTGTGATGCCGTAGTTTTTAACATAGGCAATTTTCGAATTTTTGATCACCGCAATCGTCAGCCCGGGAACTCCGTAATGTTTCATTCTGGATTCAATCGTCCAAACGGAATCTCCTTCAAAACGAAGCACAGGAATTAATCCCGACTCCACTTTTTTGATCATTGCCTGTGTATCGCTGCCAGATTGGGCAAACAGCTGCTGACTACTCAAAGAAGCGATCAGCAATAAAGGAAGTAAGGGTGAGAATTTCATATTGCTCTTTTTCTAAAGACATCAAAACCTAGTCAATAGTTACAAAATTCAGAGCATAATTATGATTTCCTTCACCGCTCTTTTCTAAACAGCCTACGATGAAGGAAATCACAATTCATTAATTGACAGTTATTGCTGCAAGCTGAATTATTGATTCAGCAGTGGTTTTACTTTTTTCAGCTGGTCATCAGCTGTGGTCTTCGACAATGATTTGATGTCGAAAATCTCGAGAGCCTTATTCAGCTCATTTAGCTGTTTAGTTTGCTTATTTTTAGCATAAGATGCTCTCAAATACTTGATTTTTTCAAAATCCTGACCTCCTTCAACAAGTTTTTCAAACCTGATAGAACTCAGCGGACCTGGATAAACCATATAGGTATCACCAGCTGGCCAGGTGATAAAACGGCTGTCTTTCAGTGGATTTTTTGTCCAGCTGTTATAAGCCCAGCGTAAGTATCCTTCCATATTTTTACTTGCAGTATACCAGCCGATCCAAACGCCTTCTGCTGGTGAAGAGAAAGTAAAACCATTTGGATAAGGCTCTGTGCAGCAGGTATACCAGGTGCTCAGCTGACCTTTTTCCTTACGTTTTGCCAAAGTAGCTGCCGGGAACTCCCATCTTGAAGCAATACAATACACATCAATGTCCTGCTCTATTTCTGGATGATAATCTCCAGCCAATGCAATTTTCCAGTTTTTATCCGTCTCTTTTAGTAAT
It contains:
- a CDS encoding DUF3347 domain-containing protein produces the protein MKKIFLAVVLIAAAWINPSFAQSSQTPSLLTAYYDIKNALVNSDAATAALKATEFSKALTGIDTKSMTPSERTVFTGLQEKLALDAEHISDTKDIAHQRDHFADFSTNIFKLAKAVKLSSGSIYYDYCPMKKSYWLSDKAEIKNPYYGKQMLTCGAVKETLN
- a CDS encoding helix-turn-helix domain-containing protein, encoding MMPLEYTGSGQDLMEGFASTLKSEVNDGLFVLPEAVGDGFIRTAFLGPLSILIQHYELKSDFLLKRIGADTIIASQEITFSFRNIMKYAGHQEKLLRLIPSVQVCSAEMDLEIFVPAGSPVNALIISVQAEFLKELLHKEEDHEVLQMIFSRHQAYLYDEIISVEMEAAAKEIMERKGKEQLGDFFLRLKSEELIYLFFMELLKRKKATTYPINSADAKLMYEIREKIMADLSVPPLLADLAVSVNMSESKLNKLFKQIFGSSIYNYYQVLRINEAANLIREEGLSVSAAGYQMGFTNLSHFSRIFEKHKGYKPKKYAMIQ
- a CDS encoding FAD-dependent oxidoreductase; protein product: MKTTLIKDKRIAIIGAGPVGLVTARLLQMRGAQVTVYERDKNKDTRISGGTLDLHHDSGQLALKEAGLLESYFSNSRAVSERRYDQFGELREEELPSPATKFMRPEIDRRDLRKIVLDVLHPHTVIWNKQFSGISSLKDGYELSFKDGSTITADLVIAADGGNSKLRSSLTDVIKVYTGITIIQGDIQASETLAAVINTMTNKGNLMALAEEKMIFVQTRRNGSLNYYISFRQPENWLENTGLDLKNLPEMAAYLHDVFRNWHPAYHQLFKASNEYQVLPMYTLPVEKAWDRFEPIALVGDAAHLMPPFAGVGVNIGLLDALNLVNNLTSEKFPTIAAAIQDYASKMFIYAAAAQADTLEAETGIHHSDAINQNKPTGRNKEY
- a CDS encoding serine hydrolase, whose protein sequence is MKFSPLLPLLLIASLSSQQLFAQSGSDTQAMIKKVESGLIPVLRFEGDSVWTIESRMKHYGVPGLTIAVIKNSKIAYVKNYGITDKTSKQPVTSETLFQAASISKPVSAYAALKEVERGKINAEENVNSYLKSWKLPDNEFTNTKKVNLKHLLSHSGGVTVGGFRGYVAGESIPTLIQVLNGEKPANSPAIRVDKTPGGALRYSGGGYCVIQQMLIDIEGKSYPDLMKVLVLGPLDMKNSTYDQPLSAAQLKFAATGYLPNHSEVPGKRHTYPEMAPAGLWTTATDLAKFIIDLQATLKGDSHQVISQTMAQKMVSPFIEPFEGLGLFLEKRNETQYFNHGGWNEGFSSQIFANTKNGDGVAILSNGNQPQLINELIRAVATTYNWPDFQFPIYKKLGLNAADFHKAVGLYQTDTYGQTKVYEQQGRLFLQNNAEEPAELFKVAADTYVQNGWERKLKFLTNPTDQKMYIVYSMLNDPIRYDNPKMTDEARTPYSLVLEGRFEEGLAAFKKGKIDHPDHGILSVSYINQQGYQLLHAKMYKKAIDIFLINTLLYPEVGDVFDSLGEAYLANGDKSLALENYKKALKLEPGNENAVKIVKSLTTE